The following DNA comes from Eriocheir sinensis breed Jianghai 21 chromosome 5, ASM2467909v1, whole genome shotgun sequence.
GAAAACAGAACATGAGGCCAACTTAAACACCTGCAATAATTAAGGACTTCCAAAGTGTCTAactgagcagcgttgccaaattaccgtactcattgcactgcattttcgtagtttcggaccaataactatggcaaaaagaaggaaaaaaaagcatcaataaataacagctttaacgctaactttaattttctaccgTTATTTGTGtaagtacgagagtttgaggcttgaaaatgataaatacaatgtggtgaatacgataatctggcaacgctgtaaCTGAgtaactttaacccggtagctgtggggaccatgtttcttaaaggcccctctaagcgagaaaaaggagaaaaaatcatcactcacgcaaaccacttcatatgtatcaacgtatttgtgatctgtttattcatcatctattttggggagtctttatcatggcacaaatttagcccgtcgctggtacatggtaaagccacaaatctggcctgtcgctgctaacgggttaaGTCAACAGATCACCCCCTGCAAGCAAGACACAGCAGCCTCCCTCCTACCTGTGACTGCATCTCCCCTGAGGACACAATAGTTCTCTTGACCACCTTCACCTGCTGTGCTTGCTGCTGCTGGCCGCCCCCTTGGTCCATGGAGGGGATCTCCCGCAACTTGACTTGGTgctgtggctgctgctgctgctgctgctggggctgacgAGCCACTGGAACTTTCCTTACGATCTGGCGCGAGTTTTTTACTACAGATACACGCGACTGAAACATTAATAGTGACATTTATTACAAGAATCTGTTGACTAACTAACAGAAAATAATATAGTAATCAATGTTAATATCTCCACATTTCCAATATAAACTTTCGTACCTGCTGAAATGGCGGCAAAGAGGCTGTACTGTCAGGCTTCTCAGTGCTGGCATCAGTGGCTTCATACTCAGTGATCTGTGGCCCAATCTGATTGCCATCCTCGTCAACTGGAATCTGTTACAGCACAAACAGTAAATTAAACAGTTGGAAAACCAGAGAAAAAGAACTTACCAACAGAATTCAAATATTTCAAAAACCAGAGATAAGATAACAAAGAAAATTCACACTAACACAAAAAACAGCAAATGATGGGATAAAAAAACTATCTAAAAATACTTCTGGACACTTGAGGCATTCATAGAAGGGGTGCAAGAGCCTTTCCCATtgtaaactagaaaaaaaaaatgtctgtccCTTACACCCCTTCTCCTCCAGACACCTCGCTTTACTTCAACACTGTATGATACCTACCCTAGTAATCGACATAATAGCACCGTGCGGGCTTCTGCGAGTGATGCGGCGGAATTTACGAGACACAGATGTTTTGGGACGCTGCTGCACAGTCTGAATCTTCTGCCCCTCCTGCTGGGTGGGTGCTGGAGGCTCCTGATCCTGCCCTGCTGTTGTCTGCACCACCTTAACCTGCAGGAGAAATGACCATGTGAGTTTTCCTTGTCCCACTAAAGGCTACaaggaagatatgaaaaggaCAAGCACTAGgaaggaaaatttatatacagTGTCATtgaggaaacaaaaataacaaaataattcaCTACAGTAAACTAATGAAGCCTTaactctcctgttttcttttccttgcatACCTGAAGGTTATGTGTGTTCTGGGAGTGCTCCAGACGACCCCCAAGGCGGCTCTTGATGTCCCTGTTCCTCTTGGGCTGGTCATAGTCGAGGTCCTCCTGCTGGTACTTCTCCTCCCTGTAGCTGCTGTCTGCATACTCCTCCCTACGGTAATGCTCCTGCTGGGGGTACTCCTCCTGCTCATGATGGTGGTGCTGAGGTGGCTGCTgtggctgctgctggtgctgttgttgGTGCTGCTGGCGGTGCTTCTGGTAGTCCTCTCGGTAGCGCTGATCTGCGTTTGAGTATGTGTCCTCTTCATGTCTGTAGTGGTCTTGGTACCCCTGGTTGTCATAGTGGTGACTTTTCTGGTAGTAGTCGTCATCGTATGAGTCACGGTAGCTGTCCTCATAGTCCTTGTACCCCTGTTGGCGGCTCTCCCATGCTGGCGGCTCCCCGTAACGCCCCTCAGACCCATAGTCGTGGTGTCGGCTCTCCTCCCCACGTGGTAGACTTGGTGGGGGAACGCGTGGTGGGAATGTGTCAGGGTGTGGTGGGTACTGGTCCTGGTGGTGGAGAGAGTGAGAGTCCCGGTGGGGTGGGTAGTCTGATGGGGGTGGCACGTGTGTGTTGGGTGGAGGGCGTGAGGTGTTGGGTGGTGGCccgtggtgggggagggggggaatgttAGGAGGCTGTGACATgttggagtggtggtgatgaggcggGGGAATGGGAGGTGGCTGGTGGTGTACCGTttcaatgtggtggtggtggtgatgtggtggctGACCGTGCGGGTggtgagatgatggtgatgatgatgactgttgatggtgtggtggtgggtgctgtgtgtgtgggggcgggtGATTTGTGTggggcagtggaggaggtggatgatgtGTTGGAGGAAGGATGCGAGGGGGAGGCCGCTGTTGGTGTGGTAGCTCATCCTGAGGGGGACCGTGTGGGGGCTGCCGTCCTGAGCCATGGTGCTGCGGCCCAAAGAGCTGACGAGGCCCATCCTGCAGGAACCCTGGGTCTGCGCCTCGGGGGGGTGGGGGCTCAGTGAACAAGGGAACGGGTGTCCTTGGCGGGAAGTCCTCCTCGCGGGGCTGGTGGTGGGGCCGGCGGGGCTCGTGGTGGTTGGGGGAGTGCTCGGGGGGCCCGGCATCACGTTGAAAGCGAGGTGGGTTGTGGTGCAGGCCACCCCTCCCGCGGGTAGGGCTCAGGCCACCCCGCTGTCTGTTGAAGGACTGCCTCACTGGGCTCGGTGGCAGACCAGGGTTGCCGGGGCGGTGGTGAGGGGGTTCAGTGGGTGGGCCAGGCGGACCTTTGGCTGTTTAGGAAGGAATAATGATTTATAGTGATTGCCTCAACTCTTCCATTAATGCATGGTTTCATTTCATGGTGCATCTGACCTTTACTCTGTTCCTATGACAACCAGCATATTCTTAATCACTATATTTGATGGCCTATATAGGGCATGAGGATATAAGAAGCACCTCAATCTTGGAAGCCTTATGAAATaatatctaaataaaaaaaatgttttgacTGACATCTGTAAccattctttcttacttttctgaaattatctctctatctacatcTCCAGTTCCCCGTACCTTCACACAAACTTCTCTCAAGGGGTCACCACAGCAGAATGAGGCTCTTGGACTTACCTTTAATGTCCCTTCCAAGTGGAGGCTGATGCGGCTTGCCAGGCTGCTGCTGGTTCggcctctgctgctgctgctgctgctggttcggcctctgctgctgctgctgctggttcggcctctgctgctgctgctgctgctgctgctgttgttgttgttgt
Coding sequences within:
- the LOC126985943 gene encoding RNA-binding protein 33-like isoform X1, whose protein sequence is MAELEEELIGEDLDYEYDLDEEEEEALLAGEDPTHEGDAEDVIELRVEDDFDDDDGGQMSHGHAKNVHSRLQPAESVFEEDLENQFQESPMSNVRVETQNIVEEEEEEEEEEEEDDEEGRSRDRFKSERSKISLTNTKVERIIPESLDEVQVKKQDLVDNRRGRGGFGRDRGRGWGGGGGPGGNWGRGMMNRGGFNRPMPPRSGGMLPSPTRFQPPRMQIPPWEPFMYAAQMQMSKAGLPMNRNGPPGMNRPPHLPMVSLANSLIQRPPPLMGNNPGFPRLAIRGHSRWSTGLLPLGAGAILNQFVQQSQQMPRDDLRNSLKRRSDPPNISPPKQMRVSQPPPPQMNTQQAIARKKLNNAVNRQRGGAVKKGPITSRLSMPPTNLNLNPNPNLTTIQTVDISPMTKNNNGPQQNQGNNQPQNQLNRPNQQQQQQQQQQQQQQQQQQQDNKQMESPTKEESKSGEKAAADKIIIDDPEYQAKLQRQQQLRAQLLAKKEARRKAAAVIKASEIATRKARQEMQNRRPENQRPGDPGLPGGQQQQQQQQQQQQQQRPNQQQQQQRPNQQQQQQQRPNQQQPGKPHQPPLGRDIKAKGPPGPPTEPPHHRPGNPGLPPSPVRQSFNRQRGGLSPTRGRGGLHHNPPRFQRDAGPPEHSPNHHEPRRPHHQPREEDFPPRTPVPLFTEPPPPRGADPGFLQDGPRQLFGPQHHGSGRQPPHGPPQDELPHQQRPPPRILPPTHHPPPPLPHTNHPPPHTQHPPPHHQQSSSSPSSHHPHGQPPHHHHHHIETVHHQPPPIPPPHHHHSNMSQPPNIPPLPHHGPPPNTSRPPPNTHVPPPSDYPPHRDSHSLHHQDQYPPHPDTFPPRVPPPSLPRGEESRHHDYGSEGRYGEPPAWESRQQGYKDYEDSYRDSYDDDYYQKSHHYDNQGYQDHYRHEEDTYSNADQRYREDYQKHRQQHQQQHQQQPQQPPQHHHHEQEEYPQQEHYRREEYADSSYREEKYQQEDLDYDQPKRNRDIKSRLGGRLEHSQNTHNLQVKVVQTTAGQDQEPPAPTQQEGQKIQTVQQRPKTSVSRKFRRITRRSPHGAIMSITRIPVDEDGNQIGPQITEYEATDASTEKPDSTASLPPFQQSRVSVVKNSRQIVRKVPVARQPQQQQQQQPQHQVKLREIPSMDQGGGQQQQAQQVKVVKRTIVSSGEMQSQMGSAGRRIVTTTSAQAMGRSGPVLRGTIGIRRVVTAGSSASNEDLPTVHLCDLPSNLTLSDINQIVADAGVGQPVSVDYIPGSRECMLRFQVAEVAARFSQKINRRMVNMSFIKASAIL
- the LOC126985943 gene encoding ataxin-2 homolog isoform X2, with amino-acid sequence MAELEEELIGEDLDYEYDLDEEEEEALLAGEDPTHEGDAEDVIELRVEDDFDDDDGGQMSHGHAKNVHSRLQPAESVFEEDLENQFQESPMSNVRVETQNIVEEEEEEEEEEEEDDEEGRSRDRFKSERSKISLTNTKVERIIPESLDEVQVKKQDLVDNRRGRGGFGRDRGRGWGGGGGPGGNWGRGMMNRGGFNRPMPPRSGGMLPSPTRFQPPRMQIPPWEPFMYAAQMQMSKAGLPMNRNGPPGMNRPPHLPMVSLANSLIQRPPPLMGNNPGFPRLAIRGHSRFVQQSQQMPRDDLRNSLKRRSDPPNISPPKQMRVSQPPPPQMNTQQAIARKKLNNAVNRQRGGAVKKGPITSRLSMPPTNLNLNPNPNLTTIQTVDISPMTKNNNGPQQNQGNNQPQNQLNRPNQQQQQQQQQQQQQQQQQQQDNKQMESPTKEESKSGEKAAADKIIIDDPEYQAKLQRQQQLRAQLLAKKEARRKAAAVIKASEIATRKARQEMQNRRPENQRPGDPGLPGGQQQQQQQQQQQQQQRPNQQQQQQRPNQQQQQQQRPNQQQPGKPHQPPLGRDIKAKGPPGPPTEPPHHRPGNPGLPPSPVRQSFNRQRGGLSPTRGRGGLHHNPPRFQRDAGPPEHSPNHHEPRRPHHQPREEDFPPRTPVPLFTEPPPPRGADPGFLQDGPRQLFGPQHHGSGRQPPHGPPQDELPHQQRPPPRILPPTHHPPPPLPHTNHPPPHTQHPPPHHQQSSSSPSSHHPHGQPPHHHHHHIETVHHQPPPIPPPHHHHSNMSQPPNIPPLPHHGPPPNTSRPPPNTHVPPPSDYPPHRDSHSLHHQDQYPPHPDTFPPRVPPPSLPRGEESRHHDYGSEGRYGEPPAWESRQQGYKDYEDSYRDSYDDDYYQKSHHYDNQGYQDHYRHEEDTYSNADQRYREDYQKHRQQHQQQHQQQPQQPPQHHHHEQEEYPQQEHYRREEYADSSYREEKYQQEDLDYDQPKRNRDIKSRLGGRLEHSQNTHNLQVKVVQTTAGQDQEPPAPTQQEGQKIQTVQQRPKTSVSRKFRRITRRSPHGAIMSITRIPVDEDGNQIGPQITEYEATDASTEKPDSTASLPPFQQSRVSVVKNSRQIVRKVPVARQPQQQQQQQPQHQVKLREIPSMDQGGGQQQQAQQVKVVKRTIVSSGEMQSQMGSAGRRIVTTTSAQAMGRSGPVLRGTIGIRRVVTAGSSASNEDLPTVHLCDLPSNLTLSDINQIVADAGVGQPVSVDYIPGSRECMLRFQVAEVAARFSQKINRRMVNMSFIKASAIL